One region of Lathamus discolor isolate bLatDis1 chromosome 2, bLatDis1.hap1, whole genome shotgun sequence genomic DNA includes:
- the OTUD6B gene encoding deubiquitinase OTUD6B: protein MEGSGDEEPEADGPLQQLVKRQRKEKRELQAKIQGMKNAVPKNDKKRRKQLADEVSKLEAELEQKHKEELKQLKEVPPEQNKTDSIADGVANLELEGVEQHIQHPRISKAQKRREKKAALEKEREERIAEAEIANLTGARHLESQKLASLLAARRLEIKQIPSDGHCMYRAIEDQLKDQQNSWTVATLRNQTAKYMQSHFDDFLPFLTNPSTGDMYSREEFEKYCDDIANTAAWGGQLELRALSHILQTPIEVVQMDSPPIIVGEEYSGKPIILVYMRHAYGLGEHYNSVKLLTDTATENGS from the exons ATGGAGGGCTCCGGAGACGAAGAGCCCGAGGCTGACGGGCCGCTGCAGCAGCTGGTGAAGCGGCAGCGCAAGGAGAAGCGGGAGCTCCAGG CAAAAATTCAAGGCATGAAAAATGCGGTTCCCAAGAACGATAAAAAGAGACGAAAACAGCTGGCTGATGAAGTTTCCAAACTAGAAGCAGAGCTTGAACAGAAGCACAAGGAGGAATtaaagcagctgaaggaagtTCCACCTGAGCAGAATAAG acagATTCTATAGCTGATGGGGTTGCAAATTTAGAGCTTGAAGGAGTAGAGCAACATATTCAGCATCCTCGAATATCAaaagcacagaagaggagg gagaaaaaagctgccttggagaaagaaagagaagaaaggataGCTGAAGCTGAGATAGCAAACTTAACAGGTGCTAGACATCTTGAAAGTCAGAAACTTGCTTCCCTGTTGGCAGCAAGGCGCTTGGAGATTAAACAGATCCCTTCAGATGGCCACTGCATGTACAGAGCTATTGAAGACCAGCTCAAGGATCAACAAAATTCGTGGACTGTTGCAACTCTGAGGAATCAAACAGCAAAGTATATGCAGAGTCACTTTGATGACTTCCTGCCATTTCTTACAAATCCTAGTACCGGAGATATGTATAGCAGAG aaGAATTTGAAAAATACTGTGATGACATAGCAAATACAGCTGCATGGGGTGGTCAGCTGGAA CTAAGAGCTTTGTCGCACATTCTGCAAACACCTATTGAAGTTGTGCAAATGGATTCCCCTCCCATTATTGTTGGTGAAGAATATTCAGGGAAACCAATAATACTTGT gtaTATGAGACATGCCTATGGATTAGGAGAACATTACAATTCTGTAAAACTTCTAACAGACACTGCTACAGAAAATGGCAGCTAG